One genomic window of Glycine soja cultivar W05 chromosome 9, ASM419377v2, whole genome shotgun sequence includes the following:
- the LOC114367018 gene encoding uncharacterized protein LOC114367018 isoform X4, producing the protein MELKADKSPSRSVTMKPTLSVSKGQSSDLDMIANDQQIPRSASSEEYLDVPISECISNQCVVGAELTNLVISRAESSDQKQGKFGLAQSASVSGCTNKDVEEKQLQENSETKHGAAKAQAQDHQWQNKHKKEINLPHRASKRLAGIKVGPVPELKTRNRARRVAIKQSDKEETIIINVDKSPNSLSGDLAKQKLSGTDTEKTLEVQISDKDKKCFSFSPLENNATVEECARVLENGDKVDAKLDYTLDFPLGELLTDPCIAFAIQTLTGVTFEASKNSQTSSNLRNSQHSKTSAPTLASGKGDDKKSNDGLGDRVLSSLENLAIPKEHAGDDKTDSKAKNENAGPSSEKTLDMSWMDPCIEFAIKTLTDTIPSDSADQNPKNCIQLSSVCLDNIYQTDYSCRQYFGTQKPMFHKQSFVDPSLQHTRNIGIVNSAAEARL; encoded by the exons ATGGAGTTAAAAGCTGACAAATCTCCT TCAAGAAGTGTAACCATGAAACCAACATTATCAGTTAGCAAGGGTCAAAGCTCAGATTTGGACATGATAGCTAATGACCAACAGATTCCAAGATCTGCAAGTTCTGAAGAATATTTGGATGTGCCCATTTCTGAATGTATATCCAATCAGT GTGTGGTGGGGGCTGAACTGACCAATTTAGTTATATCACGGGCTGAAAGTTCAGATCAGAAACAAGGGAAGTTTGGTTTAGCTCAAAGCGCTTCAGTTTCAGGTTGCACTAACAAAGATGTTGAAGAAAAGCAACTTCAAGAAAATTCAGAGACAAAACATGGCGCTGCAAAGGCCCAGGCCCAAGATCACCAGTGGCAAAACAAGCACAAGAAAGAGATCAATTTGCCTCACCGTGCTTCAAAGCGTCTTGCTGGAATTAAGGTTGGTCCTGTTCCAGAACTTAAAACAAGAAATCGAGCACGTCGTGTTGCAATTAAACAATCAGATAAGGAAGAAACCATCATCATAAATGTGGATAAATCTCCCAACAGCTTGTCTGGTGATCTagcaaaacagaaattaagTGGCACAGATACTGAGAAGACTCTAGAAGTGCAAATAAGTGACAAGGATAAAAAATGCTTCTCTTTTTCACCTCTGGAGAACAATGCTACTGTGGAAGAGTGTGCAAGAGTCCTTGAAAATGGAGATAAAGTTGATGCAAAGTTAGATTACACCCTTGACTTTCCCCTTGGAGAACTACTAACAGACCCATGTATTGCATTTGCAATTCAAACTCTCACTGGAGTAACATTTGAAGCCTCCAAAAACTCGCAAACTTCTTCCAACTTAAGAAACAGCCAGCATTCCAAAACTTCTGCTCCCACCCTCGCCAGTGGCAAAGGCGATGATAAGAAAAGCAATGATGGATTAGGTGACCGTGTGTTATCATCTCTAGAGAACCTTGCTATTCCAAAAGAACATGCCGGTGATGACAAAACTGATTCAAAGGCCAAGAATGAGAATGCAGGACCATCTTCTGAAAAGACACTTGACATGTCATGGATGGATCCATGCATTGAATTTGCAATAAAAACACTCACTGACACCATCCCATCAGACTCTGCTGATCAAAATCCCAAGAACTGCATCCAATTGTCAAGTGTCTGTTTAGATAACATTTACCAAACTGACTACTCTTGCAGACAATACTTTGGCACACAGAAACCAATGTTTCATAAACAGTCTTTTGTGGATCCATCACTGCAGCACACTAGAAATATTGGTATTGTAAATTCTGCTGCTGAAGCCAGACTCTAA
- the LOC114367248 gene encoding putative uncharacterized protein DDB_G0287975, which translates to MQIRVRCNCGEGSCEEWGVIELQGVVEPQPGFHDSLQNLHIGTLCRPSSQEVYTFTVGYHELTGSKVPLKKPMVVLKKVKHPDGESGCKVELQVVGVIRHKILFKNRPKALISKPQITSRERQKPIMLGSSPSNQTA; encoded by the exons atgcAGATTCGAGTTCGATGCAACTGTGGAGAAGGAAGCTGCGAGGAATGGGGGGTTATAGAACTTCAAGGAGTGGTGGAGCCACAGCCTGGATTCCACGATTCCCTCCAAAATCTTCACATCGGCACTTTGTGTCGTCCTTCTTCTCAG GAAGTCTACACCTTCACTGTTGGATACCATGAACTGACGGGGTCAAAGGTTCCCTTAAAGAAGCCAATGGTGGTGCTCAAGAAAGTAAAGCATCCTGATGGAGAAAGTGGTTGTAAGGTGGAGCTGCAAGTTGTTGGAGTCATTAGACATAAGATTCTGTTCAAGAACAGACCAAAGGCTCTCATTTCTA AGCCACAGATAACATCCAGGGAAAGACAAAAGCCTATCATGTTAGGGTCTTCTCCTTCAAATCAAACTGCTTAA
- the LOC114368835 gene encoding E3 ubiquitin-protein ligase ATL6-like, with product MLELSESHSKNLHFPLTHIILFFTCFKLSKAQSSMEPVPTYITHHSWEPSVAITVGAIIIALLLMGIISIYLRRCAESHIIITTTQTTTTLPCSCAQGINRELLNTFPTLFYSNIKDLKKGNETLECAVCLTDFTDKDALRLLPKCNHVFHPHCIDSWLACHVTCPVCRANLSQESSHVSITVPPHNEEEGSRNTTTNEATQIEQSTSNDVGQVCLGDPTPTSDAAKIMYISEEQQQQHSSSEPTFEVELDPNTNSTTTTINNNGGDGVVVVSERNLSRSNSTGHCIVEEQGKGVERYTLRLPEDVRRYILVNHGRSVQRSASVKGVCWSDSEESYKGKRVNGEVRVEKRWVICTPPFVGHG from the coding sequence ATGCTTGAATTGAGTGAATCCCACTCCAAAAACTTGCACTTTCCCCTCACTCACATCATTCTCTTCTTCACATGTTTCAAACTTTCTAAAGCACAATCCTCCATGGAGCCAGTTCCCACCTACATCACCCACCACAGCTGGGAGCCTTCCGTCGCCATCACCGTCGGCGCCATCATCATCGCCCTCCTCTTAATGGGAATCATCTCAATCTACCTTCGCCGCTGCGCCGAGTCTCACATCATCATCACCACAACCCAAACCACCACCACCCTACCGTGCTCCTGCGCGCAGGGGATCAACAGGGAGCTCCTCAACACGTTCCCAACGCTCTTCTACTCCAACATCAAGGATCTCAAGAAGGGGAACGAAACGCTCGAATGCGCGGTTTGTTTAACAGATTTCACTGACAAAGACGCGCTTAGGCTGCTCCCCAAATGCAATCACGTGTTCCACCCTCACTGCATTGATTCCTGGCTCGCGTGTCACGTGACATGCCCGGTTTGTCGCGCGAATCTCAGCCAGGAATCCTCCCATGTTTCCATAACCGTCCCTCCTCATAACGAGGAAGAGGGTTCcagaaacacaacaacaaacgaAGCTACCCAAATTGAGCAAAGTACAAGCAATGACGTTGGTCAAGTTTGTCTTGGAGATCCTACACCGACCAGTGATGCGGctaaaataatgtatataagTGAAGAGCAGCAACAGCAACACTCGTCTTCCGAGCCGACTTTTGAAGTTGAGTTAGACCCAAACACAAattctactactactactattaaCAATAATGGTGGCGATGGGGTTGTTGTTGTGTCCGAGAGGAACCTTTCGAGGTCGAACTCGACGGGGCATTGCATTGTGGAGGAGCAAGGGAAGGGTGTGGAGAGGTACACGTTGAGGTTGCCCGAAGATGTGAGGAGGTACATTCTGGTGAACCATGGGAGGAGTGTTCAACGTTCCGCGAGTGTTAAGGGGGTGTGTTGGAGTGATAGTGAAGAGAGTTATAAGGGAAAGAGGGTCAATGGAGAGGTGAGGGTGGAGAAGAGGTGGGTGATCTGCACACCACCATTTGTGGGACATGGCTGA